One window of the Mycobacterium sp. SVM_VP21 genome contains the following:
- a CDS encoding helix-turn-helix domain-containing protein — protein MTDIAKPPVPPGGRRLDVLRLVQAADEPLSIAQIADELGVHPNTVRFHLDTLVEEGRVEHTEPDHKGRGRPALMFRAIRQMDRGGTRRFRLLAEILTIGLAADADPSGKALAAGRAWGHRLRPLHQPSGPVNAEESTDHLLEMLDELGFEPERLEPDATGDEQLGLRHCPFLELAETSTQVVCPIHLGLMQGALEAWDSPMTVDRLDPFAKPDLCVAHLKSATLNGVPVDSSPPTAVRAEGTTG, from the coding sequence GTGACCGACATCGCCAAGCCGCCTGTACCACCTGGAGGACGTCGCCTCGACGTTCTGCGGCTGGTACAGGCCGCCGACGAACCGCTGAGCATCGCCCAGATCGCCGACGAGCTGGGGGTGCACCCCAATACGGTGCGTTTTCACCTGGACACCCTGGTTGAAGAAGGCCGCGTCGAGCACACCGAACCCGATCACAAGGGACGTGGACGACCGGCGCTGATGTTTCGGGCCATCCGGCAGATGGACCGAGGCGGAACCCGCCGGTTCCGGTTGCTCGCCGAGATCCTCACCATCGGGCTGGCCGCCGACGCCGATCCCAGCGGCAAAGCATTGGCTGCTGGCCGGGCGTGGGGGCATCGGCTGCGGCCGCTGCACCAACCGTCCGGGCCCGTCAATGCCGAGGAATCCACCGACCATCTGCTCGAGATGCTCGATGAGCTGGGTTTCGAACCCGAACGCCTGGAACCCGATGCCACCGGAGACGAGCAACTCGGGCTGCGGCACTGCCCGTTCCTGGAGCTCGCCGAAACCTCCACTCAAGTGGTCTGCCCCATCCATCTGGGGCTGATGCAGGGAGCCCTGGAGGCATGGGACTCGCCGATGACCGTCGACCGACTTGATCCGTTCGCCAAGCCCGATCTGTGCGTGGCGCACCTGAAGTCGGCGACCCTGAACGGAGTCCCGGTCGATTCGTCGCCCCCCACCGCGGTGCGTGCGGAAGGGACCACCGGGTGA
- a CDS encoding cupin domain-containing protein: protein MESTSLNVLADEKLAEATQHHSGRAAHTVYGGSVHHLRQTLVALQAGQSLAEHDSPGESTLQVLRGRVRLTAGDDSWEGAAGELVTLPRTRHALESLEDSVVLLTVAKSASH from the coding sequence ATGGAATCGACCTCGTTGAATGTGCTGGCCGACGAGAAGCTCGCCGAGGCCACCCAGCATCACAGCGGTCGAGCGGCCCACACCGTCTACGGCGGCTCGGTGCACCATCTGCGCCAGACCCTGGTCGCACTGCAGGCCGGCCAGTCGTTGGCCGAGCACGACAGCCCGGGGGAGTCGACCCTGCAGGTGCTGCGCGGCCGGGTGCGGCTGACCGCCGGCGATGACAGCTGGGAGGGGGCAGCCGGTGAACTCGTCACCCTGCCGCGCACTCGCCACGCGCTCGAGTCGCTGGAAGACTCCGTGGTGTTGCTGACGGTCGCCAAGAGCGCCTCGCACTGA
- a CDS encoding nitronate monooxygenase: protein MGGVAGGRLAAAVSAAGGLGMIGMGSTATAASLATELAALGAAPRFGIGLVDWVVRDQPDLLDAALAAHPMLLSVSFGADLSWVQRAHSAGILAATQVYDADSARRAQDAGLDVLVARGAEGGGHGELRLATLPLLDAVLDTVELPVLAAGGISGSRSLAAVLAAGAAGAWLGTVFSACPEALTGEGARRTLIAAAGTDTITTRVFDVGQRLDWPARFPSRVLRNEFTGRWTGREEALADDQDAGAELAAGIAADDQRVAPVDAGQGVGMLTDSRPAAAVLDELCTGALRLLARWS from the coding sequence ATGGGCGGGGTGGCCGGTGGCCGACTGGCCGCCGCAGTCAGCGCGGCGGGCGGGCTGGGCATGATCGGGATGGGCAGCACCGCCACGGCGGCGTCGTTAGCGACCGAGCTGGCCGCGCTCGGGGCCGCACCCCGGTTCGGGATCGGTTTGGTGGACTGGGTGGTTCGCGATCAGCCGGACCTGCTCGACGCCGCACTGGCCGCCCACCCGATGCTGCTCTCGGTCAGCTTCGGGGCGGACCTGTCCTGGGTGCAGCGCGCCCACTCGGCCGGAATCCTGGCTGCCACTCAGGTCTATGACGCCGACAGTGCCCGACGTGCCCAAGACGCCGGGCTGGATGTGCTGGTGGCGCGCGGCGCCGAGGGCGGCGGCCACGGCGAGCTCCGGCTGGCCACGTTGCCGCTGCTCGACGCGGTTCTAGACACGGTCGAGCTTCCGGTGCTGGCCGCCGGCGGGATCTCCGGATCGCGCAGCCTGGCCGCCGTGTTGGCGGCCGGTGCCGCCGGGGCGTGGCTGGGCACCGTCTTCTCGGCCTGCCCCGAGGCACTGACCGGCGAGGGCGCCCGCCGCACGTTGATCGCCGCCGCCGGCACCGACACGATCACCACCCGGGTCTTCGATGTCGGGCAGCGGCTGGACTGGCCGGCGCGGTTCCCGTCACGAGTGCTGCGCAACGAGTTCACCGGCCGCTGGACCGGACGCGAGGAAGCCCTGGCCGACGATCAGGACGCGGGCGCGGAACTGGCCGCCGGGATTGCCGCCGACGATCAGCGCGTCGCCCCGGTCGATGCGGGCCAGGGCGTGGGCATGCTCACCGACAGCCGGCCGGCGGCAGCGGTCCTAGACGAACTGTGCACCGGGGCGCTGCGCCTGCTGGCGCGCTGGAGCTGA
- a CDS encoding DUF1990 domain-containing protein produces the protein MDLSTLRDLPLTYAEVGATATTLPAGYHHLELSAPIGRGRQRFEQAGDAVLRWGMHRGAGVGVRVEADSDVAEVDTVALVRLGLMSAPCRVVYVVNEPDRRGFAYGTLSGHPESGEELFSVRYDPTDETVYAQVRAFSRPATWWTKVGGPVARLTQRVIAKRYLRAV, from the coding sequence GTGGACTTGAGCACGCTGCGTGACTTGCCGCTTACCTATGCCGAGGTGGGCGCTACCGCGACAACGCTGCCCGCCGGGTATCACCACCTCGAGCTGTCCGCGCCGATCGGTCGCGGCCGCCAGCGCTTTGAGCAGGCCGGCGACGCGGTGCTGCGCTGGGGAATGCACCGCGGCGCCGGAGTGGGTGTACGGGTCGAGGCCGACAGCGATGTCGCCGAGGTGGACACGGTGGCACTGGTGCGGCTCGGTCTCATGAGCGCGCCGTGCCGGGTGGTCTATGTCGTGAACGAGCCCGACCGGCGTGGCTTCGCCTACGGCACGCTGAGTGGGCATCCTGAATCCGGTGAGGAGCTGTTCTCGGTGCGCTACGACCCCACCGATGAGACGGTGTACGCGCAGGTTCGGGCGTTCTCCCGGCCCGCTACCTGGTGGACGAAGGTAGGCGGCCCAGTCGCTCGGCTGACACAGCGCGTGATCGCCAAGCGCTATCTGCGGGCGGTGTGA
- a CDS encoding PaaI family thioesterase yields the protein MNAPHAGGGFNPPEPTERGGPDYGRFLETMRALQDHARAVDAPAEVITLAADALQQVCDLLAPYDTDEWSSPSGRRLDLPMRGNLLPVPMKLKKHDDGRLRGWAKFRRFHLGRNGAAHGGAIGLLFDSVLGTASWMLTGGPYQRTAYLHLNYRQIVPIDKELQVEAWVSRTEGRKIYVETRLCDGDTVLTDGEALFVVLKPGQP from the coding sequence GTGAATGCCCCACACGCCGGCGGCGGTTTCAATCCGCCCGAACCGACCGAGAGGGGCGGCCCGGACTACGGCCGGTTCCTGGAGACCATGCGCGCGTTGCAGGACCACGCCCGCGCCGTCGACGCTCCGGCCGAGGTGATCACTCTGGCCGCCGACGCGCTGCAGCAGGTCTGCGACCTGCTGGCCCCCTACGACACCGACGAATGGTCGTCACCGTCGGGGCGCCGGCTGGACCTGCCGATGCGCGGCAATCTGCTGCCGGTGCCGATGAAGCTCAAGAAGCACGATGACGGGCGACTGCGCGGCTGGGCCAAGTTCCGCCGATTCCACCTGGGCCGCAACGGCGCGGCGCACGGCGGGGCCATCGGGCTGCTGTTCGACTCAGTGCTGGGAACTGCGTCTTGGATGCTCACCGGTGGGCCCTATCAACGCACCGCCTACCTGCACCTCAACTACCGCCAGATCGTCCCGATCGACAAGGAGTTGCAGGTCGAGGCGTGGGTCAGCCGCACGGAGGGCCGCAAGATCTATGTCGAGACCCGACTGTGCGACGGCGACACTGTGCTGACCGATGGAGAGGCATTGTTCGTGGTGCTCAAACCCGGCCAACCATGA